From the Kitasatospora viridis genome, one window contains:
- a CDS encoding class I SAM-dependent methyltransferase encodes MTSVPRSLVFGEVAELYDRARPGYLPELYAAVLDYAALDGAALDGAAALEIGAGTGKATVGLADRGVPLVALEPDARMAQVLRRNTERWPQVEVEVGPFEEFQPGERQFGLLFAATCWHWVDPDRRWELARRVLRPGGAVALCWNPQGILDPQVFARLDAVARRYGMGDVLFEPAATFDEAPQDREDWPLAECQLAGGFTDPRSLRFSARAYWTTEEYVGLQASISAYRILPEDVRERALGEVAEVLDANGGGVEVLQVNDLFLARRSAATEI; translated from the coding sequence ATGACGAGCGTGCCGCGCAGTCTTGTCTTCGGCGAGGTCGCCGAACTGTACGACCGGGCCCGGCCCGGCTACCTGCCGGAGCTCTACGCCGCGGTGCTGGACTACGCCGCACTGGACGGGGCCGCACTGGACGGCGCCGCCGCACTGGAGATCGGCGCCGGGACGGGCAAGGCCACCGTCGGACTGGCCGACCGCGGGGTGCCGCTGGTCGCGCTGGAGCCGGACGCCAGGATGGCGCAGGTGCTGCGCCGCAACACCGAGCGGTGGCCGCAGGTCGAGGTCGAGGTCGGGCCGTTCGAGGAGTTCCAGCCCGGGGAGCGGCAGTTCGGCCTGCTCTTCGCGGCCACCTGCTGGCACTGGGTGGACCCCGACCGCCGCTGGGAGCTGGCCCGCCGCGTGCTGCGGCCGGGCGGGGCGGTGGCGCTCTGCTGGAACCCGCAGGGCATCCTCGACCCGCAGGTGTTCGCCCGGCTCGACGCGGTGGCGAGGCGGTACGGGATGGGGGACGTGCTGTTCGAGCCGGCCGCCACCTTCGACGAGGCGCCGCAGGACCGCGAGGACTGGCCGCTGGCGGAGTGTCAGCTGGCCGGCGGGTTCACCGACCCGCGCTCGCTGCGCTTCAGCGCCCGGGCGTACTGGACGACCGAGGAGTACGTGGGCCTGCAGGCCTCGATCTCGGCCTACCGGATCCTGCCGGAGGACGTCCGGGAGCGGGCGCTCGGCGAGGTCGCCGAGGTGCTCGACGCCAACGGCGGTGGTGTGGAGGTGCTCCAGGTGAACGATCTCTTCCTGGCTCGTCGGAGCGCAGCTACTGAAATCTGA
- a CDS encoding RICIN domain-containing protein, which produces MSHRTHRPHRRIHAHLGLVSLAAGAMTLLPAGIAGAATSATPVSGSSYFLASGATGQCLGGQWDATGAQTPVVGQPCQGLLGQRWQLTSNGTGGWTVADRAATGLCLTVPGGSTAAGTALVEDACGGAGQLFALATAADGSTLVQPQGSALCLDLPAAGSTAPAVRQDACAGTRSQEWLLSRADPLAYANPGFEQGTSGWTFTAHTGIGTNNPHLGADAVYLDAGTGYRVSQTVTAPQAGRYDFSAWIATGAAGGTLSVQVNGRTAGSVQLPSQSVYAKYTVPRIAVKAGDRVTLAIGSAATGWVNADDVSVALSAPNDPQISSDNATLAALFDWAKTKANSFASQPGSTGPINADENNTGGAGQGVYSNTYWAGYPFRSDFYSRDFAHQLVGAHLLGLDADNKTMLKAFASSATQAQNYDPYWSVNFDAKTPGSIDYHSPTDFVRELPAPFELAQKVDDAYQWTGDSDYLNDPTLSSYVSNTVGPFIASHTGPLNNNGHQIAEASSGDIFQGVASYNENGATLAESGDSIGSQYAADLAAAALASAKGDSAAAATYSAAAADLKGYYNNGWSGSPNDWNSVVRAYDTSGNAYTDFGKENSWFMPLKGIMDPGYRETNYLNFIDGQASGPGAPSNLEADTYLPDVFFAHDMSATGWKWMQYVYANIENQHSGGFLNADYPEVSFTLLSQTVQGLMGVQPDAAGHALTTHAELPGQIGYLQLTSIPVGANTVTLRHDGLTKSTLTNTSGGTLGWTAQFTGGHAGITVNGVAQPVRTTTVDGNTYTYATVSVPAGKTAVVQVNG; this is translated from the coding sequence TTGTCGCACCGCACGCACCGCCCCCACCGCCGCATCCACGCCCATCTGGGCCTGGTCTCGCTCGCCGCCGGCGCCATGACCCTGCTGCCGGCCGGCATCGCCGGCGCCGCGACCAGCGCCACCCCGGTCTCGGGCAGTTCCTACTTCCTCGCCTCCGGCGCGACCGGCCAGTGCCTGGGCGGCCAGTGGGACGCCACCGGCGCGCAGACGCCCGTGGTGGGGCAGCCCTGCCAGGGCCTGCTCGGCCAGCGCTGGCAGCTGACCTCGAACGGCACGGGCGGCTGGACCGTCGCGGACCGGGCCGCCACCGGCCTGTGCCTGACCGTGCCGGGCGGTTCCACCGCGGCCGGCACCGCACTGGTCGAGGACGCCTGCGGCGGCGCCGGCCAGCTCTTCGCCCTGGCCACCGCGGCCGACGGGTCCACCCTGGTGCAGCCGCAGGGCTCGGCGCTCTGCCTCGACCTGCCCGCCGCGGGGAGCACCGCCCCGGCCGTGCGGCAGGACGCCTGCGCGGGCACCCGCAGCCAGGAGTGGCTGCTCAGCCGGGCCGATCCGCTGGCCTACGCCAACCCCGGCTTCGAGCAGGGCACCAGCGGCTGGACCTTCACGGCGCACACCGGGATCGGCACCAACAACCCGCACCTGGGCGCCGACGCGGTCTACCTGGACGCGGGCACCGGCTACCGCGTCAGCCAGACCGTGACCGCGCCGCAGGCCGGCCGCTACGACTTCAGCGCCTGGATCGCCACCGGCGCGGCCGGCGGCACCCTGAGCGTGCAGGTCAACGGCCGTACGGCGGGCAGCGTGCAGCTGCCCTCGCAGAGCGTCTACGCCAAGTACACCGTCCCCCGGATAGCCGTGAAGGCCGGCGACCGGGTGACCCTGGCGATCGGCTCGGCCGCCACCGGCTGGGTGAACGCGGACGACGTCTCGGTGGCCCTGTCCGCGCCCAACGACCCGCAGATCAGCTCCGACAACGCCACCCTGGCGGCGCTCTTCGACTGGGCCAAGACCAAGGCCAACTCCTTCGCCAGCCAGCCGGGTTCGACCGGTCCGATCAACGCGGACGAGAACAACACCGGCGGCGCGGGCCAGGGCGTCTACAGCAACACCTACTGGGCCGGCTACCCGTTCCGCTCGGACTTCTACTCCCGGGACTTCGCGCACCAGTTGGTCGGGGCGCACCTGCTGGGCCTGGACGCCGACAACAAGACCATGCTGAAGGCCTTCGCCTCCTCGGCCACCCAGGCGCAGAACTACGACCCGTACTGGTCCGTCAACTTCGATGCGAAGACGCCGGGTTCGATCGACTACCACAGCCCGACCGACTTCGTCCGGGAGCTGCCCGCGCCGTTCGAGCTGGCCCAGAAGGTCGACGACGCCTACCAGTGGACCGGCGACAGCGACTACCTGAACGACCCGACCCTCTCCAGCTACGTCAGCAACACCGTCGGGCCGTTCATCGCCTCCCACACCGGCCCGCTGAACAACAACGGCCACCAGATCGCCGAGGCGAGCAGCGGCGACATCTTCCAGGGCGTGGCCAGCTACAACGAGAACGGCGCCACCCTGGCCGAGTCCGGCGACTCGATCGGCTCGCAGTACGCCGCCGACCTGGCCGCCGCCGCGCTGGCGAGCGCCAAGGGCGACAGCGCGGCCGCCGCCACGTACTCGGCGGCCGCCGCCGACCTGAAGGGCTACTACAACAACGGCTGGAGCGGGAGCCCGAACGACTGGAACTCCGTGGTGCGGGCCTACGACACCAGCGGCAACGCCTACACCGACTTCGGCAAGGAGAACTCCTGGTTCATGCCGCTCAAGGGCATCATGGACCCCGGCTACCGGGAGACCAACTACCTCAACTTCATCGACGGCCAGGCCTCCGGCCCGGGCGCGCCGTCGAACCTGGAGGCGGACACCTACCTGCCGGACGTCTTCTTCGCGCACGACATGAGCGCCACCGGCTGGAAGTGGATGCAGTACGTCTACGCCAACATCGAGAACCAGCACTCCGGCGGCTTCCTCAACGCCGACTACCCGGAGGTCTCCTTCACCCTGCTGAGCCAGACCGTGCAGGGCCTGATGGGCGTCCAGCCGGACGCGGCCGGCCACGCGCTCACCACCCACGCCGAGCTGCCCGGCCAGATCGGCTACCTCCAGCTGACCTCGATCCCGGTCGGCGCCAACACGGTGACGCTGCGGCACGACGGCCTCACCAAGTCCACCCTGACCAACACCTCGGGCGGCACGCTCGGCTGGACCGCGCAGTTCACCGGCGGCCACGCGGGCATCACCGTGAACGGGGTGGCCCAGCCGGTGCGGACCACCACGGTGGACGGCAACACCTACACCTACGCGACGGTGTCGGTGCCGGCCGGGAAGACCGCCGTGGTGCAGGTCAACGGCTGA
- a CDS encoding glycoside hydrolase family 36 protein, whose translation METGSIDLAVLPTFTPDQWHPGALGLELHGARINVQAPHGAVELTSSQDTVEVTATEQVELTLRLDVPLGDAAGYWHPNAGWVRTLPADWSPWRAVSLIDSAPAGVLYDAEGLALLAFGADRTAQQTAIRFGVSEEHKRFGVWLRCRLAAGAALRVRLAAPGRTVAGALRELRDWFAALPGGTPLPTPGFGRTPVYSTWYAFTQDVSAAEVEREARLAAELGFGQLYLDDGWQLHASGRGYSGCGDWQADPAKFPDLAGHVATVRALGLRYTAWIAPLLLGERSAAHAEWARLAPHHDHVLDCRILDPRHAEVREHIVRTCREVVERYDLDGLKIDFLDEAAAAYTGAPIPEQIGTGYVHDVGLAMAQLLTRLCGELRELRGDEFVIELRQPYTGPAMTAFGNQLRANDCPADALANRIRTLDIGLLAPGGAVHSDMLMWDPQAAPATVARQFQGALHAVPQISTRLANLSDPHRRTLAFWLATWQRLRPALTGGHYEPGRPDELYPQVAARYDDQLVITSYVDRPAALDTAGWRSLTLINATPAGRLLLDVTGPTRQVRFEVFDPAGRPQPPLELALTPGLHSLAVPPGGLCQVTE comes from the coding sequence GTGGAGACCGGCTCCATCGACCTCGCTGTGCTGCCCACCTTCACGCCCGACCAGTGGCACCCCGGCGCCCTCGGGCTGGAGCTGCACGGCGCCCGGATCAATGTCCAGGCCCCGCACGGCGCAGTGGAACTGACGAGCAGTCAGGACACCGTCGAGGTCACCGCGACCGAGCAGGTCGAGCTGACCCTGCGCCTGGACGTGCCGCTCGGCGACGCGGCCGGCTACTGGCACCCGAACGCCGGCTGGGTCCGCACCCTGCCCGCCGACTGGTCGCCGTGGCGGGCCGTCTCGCTGATCGACTCGGCGCCGGCCGGTGTGCTCTACGACGCCGAGGGCCTGGCCCTGCTGGCCTTCGGCGCCGACCGCACCGCGCAGCAGACCGCGATCCGGTTCGGCGTCTCGGAGGAGCACAAGCGCTTCGGCGTCTGGCTGCGCTGCCGGCTCGCCGCCGGCGCCGCGCTGCGGGTGCGCCTGGCCGCGCCCGGCCGGACGGTGGCGGGCGCGCTGCGCGAGCTGCGCGACTGGTTCGCCGCCCTGCCCGGCGGCACCCCGCTGCCCACCCCCGGCTTCGGCCGCACCCCGGTCTACTCGACCTGGTACGCCTTCACCCAGGACGTGTCGGCCGCCGAGGTCGAGCGGGAGGCCCGACTCGCCGCCGAACTCGGCTTCGGCCAGCTCTACTTGGACGACGGCTGGCAGCTGCACGCCAGCGGCCGGGGCTACTCGGGCTGCGGCGACTGGCAGGCCGACCCGGCCAAGTTCCCGGACCTCGCCGGGCACGTCGCCACCGTGCGGGCGCTGGGCCTGCGCTACACCGCGTGGATCGCCCCGCTGCTGCTCGGCGAGCGCTCCGCCGCCCACGCCGAGTGGGCCCGGCTCGCCCCACACCACGACCACGTGCTGGACTGCCGGATCCTCGACCCGCGGCACGCCGAGGTGCGCGAGCACATCGTGCGCACCTGCCGGGAGGTGGTCGAGCGCTACGACCTGGACGGCCTGAAGATCGACTTCCTGGACGAGGCCGCCGCGGCCTACACCGGCGCGCCGATCCCCGAGCAGATCGGCACCGGCTACGTGCACGACGTCGGCCTGGCGATGGCCCAGCTGCTCACCCGGCTGTGCGGGGAGCTGCGGGAGCTGCGCGGCGACGAGTTCGTGATCGAGCTGCGCCAGCCCTACACCGGCCCCGCGATGACCGCCTTCGGCAACCAGCTGCGGGCCAACGACTGCCCGGCCGACGCGCTGGCCAACCGGATCCGCACCCTGGACATCGGCCTGCTGGCCCCGGGCGGCGCCGTCCACTCGGACATGCTGATGTGGGACCCGCAGGCCGCCCCGGCGACCGTGGCCCGCCAGTTCCAGGGCGCCCTGCACGCCGTCCCGCAGATCTCCACCCGGCTCGCCAACCTCTCCGACCCGCACCGGCGGACCCTGGCGTTCTGGCTGGCCACCTGGCAGCGGCTGCGGCCGGCGCTGACCGGCGGCCACTACGAGCCCGGCCGCCCGGACGAGCTCTACCCGCAGGTCGCGGCCCGGTACGACGACCAGTTGGTGATCACCAGTTACGTCGACCGGCCCGCCGCCCTCGACACCGCGGGCTGGCGCTCCCTCACCCTGATCAACGCCACCCCGGCCGGCCGGCTGCTGCTGGACGTCACCGGCCCGACCCGGCAGGTGCGGTTCGAGGTCTTCGACCCGGCCGGGCGGCCGCAGCCGCCGCTGGAGCTCGCCCTGACCCCGGGACTGCACTCCCTCGCCGTCCCGCCGGGCGGGCTCTGCCAGGTGACCGAGTGA
- a CDS encoding carbohydrate ABC transporter permease produces the protein MARTGPAFRASTRGQVLLTGFMLALLALTVAPLYWLVMASTHSSHEIFTRPPKLLPGSDLGANLSHLQSSVGFGRVVFNSIALAVCYTLLGGVVCTLAGYGFAKYSFRGRGFLFSVLLLALVVPTQLTIVPLFKMMVDLGWLNTYQAVLLPNLALPFGIFLMRQSMKSLPDELLQAGRIDGCGELSLFFRIALPTMRPALAALAMFLFLFQWNDFLWPLVVLRDPSSYTIPVALATLTGSSDVDYGQLLTGTAVSAVPMAVLFLFLQKHFVSGMLAGAVKA, from the coding sequence ATGGCCCGCACCGGACCCGCCTTCCGCGCCTCCACCCGCGGACAGGTGCTGCTCACCGGCTTCATGCTGGCGCTGCTCGCGCTGACCGTCGCGCCGCTCTACTGGCTGGTCATGGCCAGCACCCACAGCTCGCACGAGATCTTCACCCGCCCGCCCAAGCTGCTGCCGGGCAGCGACCTCGGCGCCAACCTGAGCCACCTGCAGTCCTCCGTCGGCTTCGGCCGGGTGGTGTTCAACTCGATCGCGCTGGCGGTCTGTTACACCCTGCTCGGCGGGGTGGTCTGCACCCTGGCCGGCTACGGCTTCGCCAAGTACTCGTTCCGCGGCCGCGGTTTCCTGTTCTCGGTGCTGCTGCTCGCCCTGGTGGTGCCGACCCAGCTGACCATCGTGCCGCTGTTCAAGATGATGGTGGACCTGGGCTGGCTGAACACCTACCAGGCCGTGCTGCTGCCCAACCTGGCGCTGCCGTTCGGCATCTTCCTGATGCGCCAGTCGATGAAGTCGCTGCCCGACGAGCTGTTGCAGGCCGGGCGGATCGACGGCTGCGGCGAACTCTCGCTGTTCTTCCGGATCGCGCTGCCCACCATGCGCCCCGCACTCGCGGCGCTGGCGATGTTCCTCTTCCTGTTCCAGTGGAACGACTTCCTGTGGCCGCTGGTCGTGCTGCGCGACCCGTCCTCCTACACCATCCCCGTCGCCCTGGCCACGCTGACCGGCAGCTCCGACGTGGACTACGGCCAACTGCTCACCGGCACCGCCGTCTCGGCCGTCCCGATGGCCGTGCTCTTCCTCTTCCTGCAGAAGCACTTCGTCTCCGGCATGCTCGCCGGCGCCGTGAAGGCCTGA
- a CDS encoding pyridoxamine 5'-phosphate oxidase family protein, which produces MLEGLVEVTTESELAGLVGEPTPVAADKVRATLHEHDRAWLAASPLCVVATSAADGSCDASPKGDPAGFALVLDDTTLVIPERPGNRRTDGFRNILSNPQVGLLFLIPGRPDTLRVNGRARILRDAPFFDRMVVKGHRPQLALLVEIEQVFYHCPKALLRAGAWQPEKWQPEAAPSRARIAKTLEQRPESVAELERYYGPQYAERIYT; this is translated from the coding sequence ATGCTGGAGGGGTTGGTCGAGGTCACCACGGAGTCGGAGCTGGCCGGGCTGGTCGGTGAGCCGACTCCGGTGGCGGCGGACAAGGTGCGCGCCACCCTGCACGAGCACGACCGGGCCTGGCTGGCCGCCTCCCCGCTCTGCGTGGTCGCCACCTCGGCGGCCGACGGCAGCTGCGACGCCTCGCCGAAGGGTGACCCGGCCGGCTTCGCCCTGGTGCTGGACGACACCACCCTGGTGATCCCCGAGCGCCCGGGCAACCGCCGGACCGACGGGTTCCGCAACATCCTGTCCAACCCGCAGGTCGGGCTGCTCTTCCTGATCCCGGGCCGCCCGGACACGCTGCGGGTCAACGGCCGGGCCCGGATCCTGCGGGACGCGCCGTTCTTCGACCGGATGGTGGTGAAGGGCCACCGCCCGCAGCTCGCGCTGCTGGTGGAGATCGAGCAGGTCTTCTACCACTGCCCGAAGGCGCTGCTGCGGGCCGGGGCCTGGCAGCCGGAGAAGTGGCAGCCGGAGGCGGCCCCGTCCCGGGCCCGGATCGCCAAGACGCTGGAGCAGCGGCCGGAGAGCGTCGCCGAGCTGGAGCGCTACTACGGGCCGCAGTACGCGGAGCGGATCTACACCTGA
- a CDS encoding LacI family DNA-binding transcriptional regulator, which produces MEQEKVKITEVAQRAGVSLATVSRVLNRKSGVSQKTRQVVERALEELGYERSISGGGIIGVITPGLSSPIFSELAEKIGLALAPHGLRAVVCPALPGGVQERDFLKSLLDLGATGIVFCSASNTLDLFDPEVLHLLEARAVPYVCINGRFRGGHSIAYSSDDAYAAELSVRHLHRLGHRRIGMAAGPAGNRPADRRVAGYRAAMAALGLGDQPELVVRQTYSVEGGQFATEQLLAHGASAVVACSDQMALGAIRAARRAGLSVPEDVSVIGYDDGPLMEFTDPPLTTVRQPVDRLAAEVARGLVGLLSGRQVPAGELMFQPEVVVRGSTGPHLDRRPPS; this is translated from the coding sequence ATGGAGCAGGAGAAGGTCAAGATCACCGAGGTGGCGCAGCGCGCCGGGGTGAGCTTGGCAACGGTGAGCCGGGTCCTGAACCGCAAGAGCGGGGTCTCCCAGAAGACCCGTCAGGTGGTCGAACGGGCGCTGGAGGAGCTCGGTTACGAGCGCAGCATCAGCGGCGGCGGCATCATCGGGGTGATCACCCCGGGGCTGTCCAGCCCGATCTTCAGCGAACTCGCCGAGAAGATCGGGCTGGCGCTGGCCCCGCACGGGCTGCGCGCCGTGGTCTGCCCGGCGCTGCCCGGCGGGGTGCAGGAGCGGGACTTCCTGAAGTCGCTGCTCGACCTGGGCGCGACCGGCATCGTCTTCTGCTCCGCCAGCAACACCCTCGACCTGTTCGACCCCGAGGTGCTGCACCTGCTGGAGGCCCGCGCGGTGCCCTACGTGTGCATCAACGGGCGCTTCCGGGGCGGCCATTCGATCGCCTACTCCAGCGACGACGCCTACGCGGCCGAGCTGTCGGTGCGTCACCTGCACCGGCTGGGCCACCGCCGGATCGGCATGGCGGCCGGTCCGGCCGGCAACCGCCCGGCCGATCGCCGGGTGGCCGGCTACCGGGCGGCGATGGCCGCCCTCGGGCTGGGCGACCAGCCGGAACTGGTGGTCCGTCAGACCTACTCGGTCGAGGGCGGCCAGTTCGCCACCGAGCAGCTGCTGGCCCACGGCGCGAGTGCCGTGGTGGCCTGCAGCGACCAGATGGCGCTCGGCGCGATCCGCGCCGCGCGCCGGGCGGGCCTGTCAGTCCCCGAGGACGTCTCGGTGATCGGCTACGACGACGGCCCGCTGATGGAGTTCACCGATCCGCCGCTGACCACCGTGCGCCAGCCGGTGGACCGGCTGGCCGCCGAGGTCGCCCGCGGCCTGGTCGGCCTGCTGTCGGGCCGTCAGGTCCCGGCCGGTGAGCTGATGTTCCAGCCGGAGGTGGTGGTGCGCGGTTCCACCGGCCCCCACCTCGACCGGCGTCCCCCCAGCTGA
- a CDS encoding glycoside hydrolase family 16 protein, which yields MPFPASTAFPARTALPRRAALLTLGLLLPLIPATRAAAAPPVVVQRSLIPTTALPNTPVSATLSVTAPSCTTVDELGVAVRDSAGRNVDFPGSTGRVQICPGGYTFTSGQRAYPAGSYQEFGFYRIGSTYYNLTTQTLTVAPPTVLERGLTPTTAAADTPVAATLKLASTGCLTVDEVGVGVRDAQDNVLDFPGSATNVQICPTGYTFTSGQRAFPAGSYREFGWYRIGSTYHNLTSQTLTVNTPTVEERDLTPVTATAEAPVAATLKLASTGCLTVDEVGVGVRDAQDNNLDFPGSATNVQICPTGYTFTSGQRAFPAGTYREFGWYRTGSTYHNLPERRLVVTAGIEPPGPIGQLAFDDEFGGPLALGSTWNDSKSSAYRYGNHNPDDDKLDWIQPSATTVADGDVTFTATPGANLLESGKRSWNTGLITTESTSRGFMLRPGDYAEVRLQLPTGQGAWPALWTWKDGGNEIDTFEYHPDNPNLLELSNRMRPAGLYYEDPKTVYPGAWITIGVRYGATNNEWYLNGKRVFEDHTGVGANWSAYLILNLSIVSGRYHPAPNSTAPIVLNADYLRVYRGAQLGVPGLPGTIPVPVVVP from the coding sequence GTGCCCTTCCCGGCCAGTACAGCCTTCCCGGCCCGCACAGCCCTCCCGCGCAGGGCCGCCCTGCTCACCCTGGGCCTGCTGCTCCCCCTGATCCCGGCCACCCGGGCCGCCGCGGCACCGCCGGTGGTGGTGCAGCGCAGCCTGATCCCCACCACCGCCCTGCCGAACACCCCCGTCTCCGCGACCCTCTCGGTCACCGCCCCCTCCTGCACCACCGTGGACGAGCTCGGCGTGGCCGTGCGCGACAGCGCCGGGCGCAACGTGGACTTCCCCGGTTCCACCGGCCGGGTGCAGATCTGCCCCGGGGGCTACACCTTCACCTCCGGCCAGCGCGCCTACCCGGCCGGCAGCTACCAGGAGTTCGGCTTCTACCGGATCGGCTCGACCTACTACAACCTGACCACCCAGACGCTCACCGTGGCACCGCCGACGGTGCTGGAGCGCGGGCTGACGCCGACCACCGCCGCCGCCGACACGCCGGTCGCGGCCACCCTCAAGCTCGCCTCCACCGGCTGCCTGACCGTGGACGAGGTCGGCGTGGGCGTCCGCGACGCCCAGGACAACGTCCTCGACTTCCCCGGCAGCGCCACCAACGTCCAGATCTGCCCGACCGGTTACACCTTCACCTCGGGCCAGCGCGCCTTCCCGGCGGGCAGCTACCGCGAGTTCGGCTGGTACCGGATCGGCTCGACCTACCACAACCTGACCAGCCAGACCCTCACGGTGAACACTCCGACCGTCGAGGAGCGCGACCTCACCCCGGTCACCGCGACCGCCGAGGCCCCCGTGGCGGCCACCCTCAAACTCGCCTCCACCGGCTGCCTGACCGTGGACGAGGTCGGCGTCGGCGTCCGCGACGCCCAGGACAACAACCTCGACTTCCCCGGCAGCGCCACCAACGTCCAGATCTGCCCGACCGGTTACACCTTCACCTCCGGCCAGCGCGCCTTCCCCGCCGGCACCTACCGCGAGTTCGGCTGGTACCGGACCGGCTCGACCTACCACAACCTGCCCGAGCGCCGCCTGGTGGTCACCGCGGGCATCGAACCGCCCGGTCCGATCGGCCAGTTGGCCTTCGACGACGAGTTCGGCGGCCCGCTGGCGCTGGGCAGCACCTGGAACGACAGCAAGAGCAGCGCCTACCGGTACGGCAACCACAACCCGGACGACGACAAGCTGGACTGGATCCAGCCGAGCGCCACCACCGTCGCCGACGGCGACGTCACCTTCACCGCCACGCCGGGCGCCAACCTGCTGGAGAGCGGCAAGCGCTCCTGGAACACCGGCCTGATCACCACCGAGAGCACCAGCCGGGGCTTCATGCTGCGCCCCGGTGACTACGCCGAGGTCCGGCTGCAACTGCCCACCGGCCAGGGCGCCTGGCCGGCGCTGTGGACATGGAAGGACGGCGGCAACGAGATCGACACCTTCGAGTACCACCCGGACAACCCGAACCTGCTCGAACTGAGCAACCGGATGCGCCCGGCCGGGCTGTACTACGAGGACCCGAAGACCGTCTACCCCGGCGCCTGGATCACCATCGGCGTGCGCTACGGCGCCACCAACAACGAGTGGTACCTCAACGGCAAGCGGGTCTTCGAGGACCACACGGGGGTGGGCGCGAACTGGTCCGCGTACCTGATCCTCAACCTGTCGATCGTCTCGGGCCGTTACCACCCGGCACCGAACAGCACCGCCCCGATCGTGCTGAACGCCGACTACCTGCGGGTCTACCGCGGCGCGCAGCTCGGCGTCCCGGGCCTGCCGGGCACCATCCCGGTCCCGGTGGTGGTCCCCTGA
- a CDS encoding methyltransferase domain-containing protein, whose amino-acid sequence MRTNDAQMLVLSALADGPLHGYGVNATIERMTGNRLGRGSLSSALSRLRDKGLVEQLAGEGRRRPLRLTEDGRATLERELAALAEVTGRMFETAVPDRAGYLDRLAATDPGRTYKELALAALDVRPGQLVLDLGCGPGTDLPAFAAAAGPDGRVIGVDDDPRMVRLAHERTAALPTVEVLRADVHALPLPDGCADRAHTDRLLQHVADVPGVLAQARRVLRPGGRLVAAEPDWDTLALDHPDLEIARGYTRHIADRIVRNSVVGRQLPRLAARQGFTVSQVTPVTTVLRDLRTADQILGLQRNTERAVAAGYLTRVQATSLLTHLAEGPFFAAVTLHVVTAERTD is encoded by the coding sequence GTGCGTACCAACGATGCCCAGATGTTGGTGCTCTCCGCCTTGGCGGACGGGCCGCTGCACGGGTACGGGGTCAATGCGACCATCGAGCGGATGACCGGGAACCGGCTGGGGCGGGGCAGCCTGTCGAGCGCGCTCTCCCGACTGCGGGACAAGGGACTGGTCGAGCAACTGGCCGGCGAGGGCCGGCGCCGCCCGCTGCGGCTGACCGAGGACGGACGGGCCACCCTGGAGCGGGAGTTGGCCGCACTCGCCGAGGTGACGGGGCGGATGTTCGAGACCGCGGTGCCGGACCGGGCCGGCTACCTGGACCGGCTGGCCGCCACCGACCCCGGCCGCACCTACAAGGAACTCGCCCTCGCGGCACTGGACGTGCGCCCGGGTCAGCTGGTGCTCGACCTCGGCTGCGGACCTGGCACCGACCTGCCCGCGTTCGCCGCGGCGGCCGGCCCCGACGGCCGGGTGATCGGCGTCGACGACGACCCGCGGATGGTCCGGCTGGCCCACGAGCGCACCGCCGCGCTGCCCACCGTCGAGGTGCTGCGGGCCGACGTGCACGCCCTCCCGCTGCCCGACGGCTGTGCCGACCGCGCGCACACCGACCGGCTGCTCCAGCACGTCGCGGACGTGCCGGGGGTGTTGGCCCAGGCCCGCCGGGTGCTGCGGCCGGGCGGGAGGCTGGTGGCCGCCGAACCCGACTGGGACACCCTGGCCCTGGACCACCCCGACCTGGAGATCGCCCGCGGCTACACCCGCCACATCGCCGACCGGATCGTGCGCAACTCCGTGGTCGGCCGCCAACTCCCGCGGCTGGCCGCCCGGCAGGGCTTCACGGTCAGCCAGGTCACCCCGGTCACCACGGTGCTGCGCGACCTGCGCACCGCCGACCAGATCCTCGGCCTCCAGCGCAACACCGAACGCGCCGTCGCCGCAGGCTACCTGACGCGCGTTCAGGCGACCTCGCTGCTCACCCACCTGGCCGAGGGCCCGTTCTTCGCGGCCGTGACCCTGCACGTGGTCACCGCCGAGCGGACGGACTGA